A part of Paroedura picta isolate Pp20150507F chromosome 7, Ppicta_v3.0, whole genome shotgun sequence genomic DNA contains:
- the RAB27B gene encoding ras-related protein Rab-27B: MTDGDYDYLIKLLALGDSGVGKTTFLYRYTDNKFNPKFITTVGIDFREKRVVYNSRGTNGSPGKAFKVHLQLWDTAGQERFRSLTTAFFRDAMGFLLMFDLTSQQSFLNVRNWMSQLQANAYCENPDIVLIGNKADLSDQREVNEKQAKDLADKYGIPYFETSAATGQNIDKAVETLLDLIMKRMEQCVDKTQVSDTANGGNSGKLDSAKTEEKRCAC; the protein is encoded by the exons ATGACTGATGGGGATTACGACTATCTGATCAAACTCCTGGCCCTGGGGGACTCTGGGGTTGGGAAGACGACCTTCCTGTACAGATACACCGACAACAAGTTCAACCCGAAGTTCATCACCACCGTCGGGATCGATTTCCGGGAAAAACGCGTG GTGTACAATAGCCGAGGAACTAATGGATCGCCCGGGAAGGCCTTTAAAGTCCACCTGCAGCTCTGGGACACAGCTGGGCAAGAAAG ATTCCGAAGTCTCACGACGGCCTTTTTCCGAGACGCCATGGGTTTCTTGCTGATGTTTGACCTCACCAGTCAGCAGAGCTTCTTAAACGTCCGAAACTGGATGA GTCAGCTACAAGCGAATGCCTACTGCGAGAATCCAGATATTGTCTTAATTGGAAATAAAGCCGACCTGTCGGATCAGAGGGAGGTCAATGAAAAGCAAGCGAAAGATCTGGCAGACAAATACGG TATCCCATACTTTGAAACGAGTGCAGCGACCGGCCAAAACATAGACAAGGCCGTGGAAACGCTCTTGGACTTGATAATGAAGCGCATGGAGCAGTGTGTTGACAAAACTCAAGTGTCCGACACAGCCAACGGGGGCAATTCGGGGAAACTGGATTCAGCGAAAACAGAAGAGAAGCGATGCGCTTGTTGA